The following coding sequences lie in one Zingiber officinale cultivar Zhangliang chromosome 2B, Zo_v1.1, whole genome shotgun sequence genomic window:
- the LOC122047069 gene encoding protein NRT1/ PTR FAMILY 2.13-like encodes MERSSLSKLSDCFTCDSLLHQGNVHSGDAARGGGGGSGGDKTKPEKREPQGWKCMPYIIGNESFERVASYGLTANLTVYLVKRFHVQQVAAANIVNIFSGTTNFAPLVGAFLSDAYCGRFRTLAYSSIATFLGMVILTLTAVIPQLRPPSCSTAAEQVGGCIGPSHVQLAVLFLSLALLIVGSGGVRPCSLPFGVDQFSRDTEQGRRGLNSFFNWYYCTSTVAVVVAMTAVVYVQDSISWPLGFSIPTGLMLLSIALFFAGVRYYVYVPPEGSVFSGIAQVFVASVRKRNLPLPAPDDAAAQEKLLFNNTGRKNARATNLPLTLQFRCLNRAAIICEGEVKEDGGAANTWRLCSVQQIEEVKCLIRIVPVWASGIICFLALTQQWTFAVLQSLTMDRHLGRSFQIPPGSIPIIALVALALFIPVYDRLLVPVARRITGIDSGITLLQRQGTGMVIGVASMAVAGIVEKKRRDSALAHGGVFSPLSAMLLAPQLCLVGVAEAFNAVGQIEFYNRQFPEHMQALAGSLFYCTLAGANYLSAVLIAVVQKRTNWLDNNLNQGRVDYYYYIIGVLGAINFLYFLACAHYYRYKGTPEAAASDKDGHGGAAEGSNSTV; translated from the exons ATGGAGAGATCGTCCTTGAGCAAGCTCTCCGACTGCTTCACTTGCGACTCTCTGCTTCACCAGGGCAATGTGCACTCCGGCGACGCCGCccgtggcggcggcggcggcagcggcGGAGACAAGACCAAGCCGGAGAAGAGGGAGCCGCAAGGGTGGAAGTGCATGCCTTACATTATCG GAAACGAGAGCTTCGAGAGGGTGGCGTCGTACGGGCTGACGGCCAACTTGACGGTGTACCTGGTGAAGCGCTTCCACGTCCAGCAAGTGGCGGCGGCCAACATCGTCAACATCTTCTCCGGCACCACCAACTTCGCTCCGCTCGTCGGCGCCTTCCTCTCCGACGCCTACTGCGGCCGCTTCCGCACCCTCGCCTACTCCTCCATCGCCACCTTCCTG GGCATGGTGATCCTCACGCTCACTGCTGTAATTCCCCAACTCCGGCCGCCGAGCTGCTCCACGGCGGCCGAGCAAGTAGGTGGATGCATAGGCCCCTCCCACGTCCAGCTGGCtgtcctcttcctctcccttgccTTACTCATCGTCGGCTCCGGTGGAGTCCGTCCCTGCAGCCTCCCCTTCGGCGTCGACCAATTCAGCCGCGACACCGAGCAGGGGCGGCGCGGCCTGAACAGCTTCTTCAACTGGTACTATTGCACCTCCACCGTGGCGGTGGTCGTGGCGATGACGGCGGTAGTGTACGTGCAGGACAGCATCAGCTGGCCCCTCGGCTTTAGCATCCCCACCGGGCTGATGCTGCTGTCCATCGCCTTATTCTTCGCCGGCGTCAGGTACTACGTCTACGTTCCGCCGGAGGGCAGCGTCTTCTCCGGCATCGCGCAGGTCTTCGTGGCCTCCGTACGGAAGCGGAACCTTCCGCTCCCGGCGCCGGACGATGCAGCGGCGCAGGAGAAGCTCTTGTTCAACAACACGGGGAGGAAGAATGCCAGGGCCACGAATCTTCCACTCACACTTCAGTTCAG GTGCTTGAACAGAGCTGCGATCATATGCGAGGGCGAAGTGAAGGAGGACGGCGGCGCCGCCAACACGTGGCGCCTCTGCAGCGTGCAGCAGATCGAAGAGGTGAAATGCCTGATCCGCATCGTCCCCGTTTGGGCCTCCGGCATCATCTGCTTCCTCGCCCTGACGCAGCAATGGACCTTTGCGGTGCTCCAGTCCCTCACAATGGACCGCCACCTCGGCCGCAGCTTTCAGATCCCTCCCGGCTCCATCCCCATCATCGCCCTCGTCGCCCTCGCCCTCTTCATCCCCGTCTATGACCGCCTCCTCGTCCCCGTCGCCCGCCGGATCACCGGCATCGACAGCGGCATCACCCTCCTCCAGCGCCAGGGAACAGGGATGGTCATCGGCGTCGCATCGATGGCGGTGGCCGGGAtagtggagaagaagaggagagactCCGCGCTGGCCCACGGCGGCGTCTTCTCGCCGCTGTCGGCCATGTTGCTGGCGCCGCAGCTGTGCCTCGTCGGCGTGGCGGAGGCGTTCAACGCGGTGGGACAGATCGAGTTCTACAACCGGCAGTTCCCGGAGCACATGCAGGCCCTCGCCGGATCCCTCTTCTACTGCACCCTCGCCGGCGCCAACTACCTCAGCGCGGTGCTCATCGCCGTCGTCCAGAAGAGAACCAATTGGCTGGACAACAACCTCAACCAGGGGCGAGTGGACTACTACTACTACATCATCGGCGTCTTGGGCGCCATCAATTTCCTATACTTCTTAGCGTGCGCTCATTACTATCGCTACAAGGGAACTCCGGAGGCGGCCGCAAGTGACAAGGACGGCCATGGCGGTGCCGCCGAAGGCAGCAACAGCACTGTGTGA